A segment of the Lineus longissimus chromosome 11, tnLinLong1.2, whole genome shotgun sequence genome:
CATCATGCCATTAGAAGTTcgatttcttgaaagttcattACGTTTTTCATCACTTCGGCATAAAATCATTTAACCGAATACGAACGTCTGAATACGTATAGTGCCCGTAAATACAGTAGGTCGTCTATATTGTCTATAGTTTCCAAAAGCATCGCAGCAGAATGTTGTACCTTTTATTTCTTTCACCGGCAGGCAGGAAAATTCCCAAAGATAACAAGCCGAACGGCTTATCCCATGGGTCATCAGGGCAATCTTGATAACACTGGCCCACATGAAACACGTTTCATGGGGGGGCCAAGAGAGCAAGGGCTAATAATCGTAATTTTTTCCGAGATTTGGGGTACGTTGCATAATGTTGGTACATGTTTATGAAGACGTTTACTAACTTTTGCCTCGCGCCCATCCCAGGACAGCATGAGCCGAAATTCTTGTTGCAGTAATCGGATATTGCCTTTGGTATGGCTTTCTTGAGCCCGTCTTCAACCGCCGTCCACTGCAAATGATATAACGAAGTATGTATTGTGGTCATCTCTGTGCAAAATTATTTTTGGGTCAACAAATTTTATCAGGATTTGACTTTGCCATTGGAAGTGAGATCACCTAGGCATTCTTGCTGACTGGATTGTTTCTTTCAACCCGAGTGCCACGTGATTTTTCATTCGAAAAAAGCCACTTCGGCAATCTTCGGACGTCGCCTCTGATCGAACGCATTGCCAAATTAACTAAATTCCATTTGctcttaatacatgtacttccgttTACAAGCGATTAAGCCGGCATACGGCATGAACTCACGTGACATGTGACGTCACCACGTTTACCTCCTTTGGTTCATGATTAATAGAAATGAATTGATACTTACCTGTTCTTGTTTGAATGACATCGTCAGCAGAATGCCATGTTTTGCCTCCTCAACGGATTCTGAAAAGTACAAGTACAAAGTATTTAACTAGTCTTTAGTAGGTTTAGAGTAAGTTTATACTTACCCGGGTGCTTGTGTGTGAGCCGCTTCTGACGTTAACAAATGGATGGCCAGAAGAACGCTTCATCTTGCTTCATCCCCTCGGACTAGCATACTTCCGTCATGCAGCTGCAGACCAAAAGCACCAGGTGACTCCGAGGGTGATTGACGTATGCCTACCTCTTTTTCGGGCAACCCATGCACGAATGTTTCAAAACTGAGCTCAGCAGGAGGCCAGAAAACTGAAGAATTCCTCAATGTTGGACATATCTTTGGCGATACAGCATGGCAGCGACGTTTTCCAACGGAATGTCCCTGTTGACCAACGGAAAACGGCTGCAGACTGCCGGAGACGTGTGCGTATGGTTTACCATAATAGACGGTTAGCAAAAATGTTACAATCGTtttgaaatcaccaaaatatattttcaaagggaactggagtttaccatgacacaaatgagattttttgaatcacttcatcatgaaattctttaaaatatcaccatgatgaaaaatggCCGAAGGTCTATTTTGTATGAAAGCAATAACGTAGTTTGCTGCTTTTATTGTATATTGTAGTTTGTATGGTGTTAGTGTCCTTACCATCACAGCTGCTTCCCTGCCAGGATACGTCACAGGTACATGTGCATGCGCTGTTTTGTGCTTTCGTTTTGCCGTGGACGCATTTGTAGCCTTTGCATGGATCTGGTTTGGTGCCGGAGGCGGATGTGGTGTTGATGGTAATGGTGGGGGTAATGGTGGTTGTAATTGCAGTTGTAGGTGATCCGGTGATAGCTTCTGAGTAAGTAAAACAATGTGAAAGAAATACAAGTTGGGTACTACACTCAGTTAAAAAATGGGAATCTTGAACAGTGTTCGTCACTTGATGCATGTACACTCTTAAATTAATTAAAGATAATAAGAACAACTATTCAGGTAGCAGTATTTTTAACTACTCTGAAATAAaaattgcaccgactgtgaaatcaGATGTTTTACTACCAAAATAATAGATTTTAACCAATTTATAATTATTTTTTCCTACTTTTTAAAGCTAGAACAACTAATCGATGGTTAGATTCACTACTATTCTAACAAACTTCAGAGTTGGTGAAATAGCAACTACACCTAGTTGTTTTTATGATTAGTTTTCCTGCACATACATATTATACACATTACACCAGAAGACGCCTTTGAGAATGCAAGGCGAAACGTTTTGTGGCCTGCAAAAGAGTTACACTCAGAGTTAATTCAATAGAActtttgaattacatgtaggatGAAACTTGTGAGAGACTTATCTATCACCAGATATCCAATGGGTATCTGCTAATACCGATAAggcttatttcattttcagggtgaTTGACCAACTACCTTCCTACTACAGGCCACAGCATCATACCAATGATGAATACAAGCCGCCTGTTCTGCTTCGACCTACGCGACAAAACCTTCGTGGAGACGAAAAACACACGTTGAATAGGCCCAGGGTAGAGTGTTCCGGGGACGAGTCACCCGATCGGTTGATTTTGGGTGACGTTTTTAGTTCAGTCAGCGAGAAAAGGAACCAAGTTTATTCTATTTAAGCCTTTGGAAAAGTATCAAAGGTTTTTTCTGACCTATACAAATCTCAACACCTTAGAGATTTTTCAGCATGACGAAAGCTCCTCCAGGTTATTGAGGCTGGAATGAAAAACCACTAAGAGGTGCGTCTTCGTGTTGGCCGAATAGATTTTCAGACCTCTACCAATTTGTGAtataaatctacatgtattgagtgtttttcttttttctctttTCGGTTAGGAATAATACATGAAAAAGGGGTGAACTCCTCTCTAAGGTTTTATCTGTTCCCAAAAATAAATATCATAAATTTTTGCTGTTACTCATAAAGCAAATGGCGaataaaaacatcaaaagaCATGCTAAGAATCACTTTCTCTAAAATGAAAACTGGAGATCGAGTGAGAAATGATCAATGAAGCTAAAATGTGAAAAAAGCAAAATTCAAGAAAGATTTACAGGTGATTGTAAGGTTTGAATAAAGACCTACATATGTTAAAGATGTCTCTTCAATGTGTGAATTCTTTCTATCCCCCTCAGAATTGAGCCGAGACACGATGTCTTGCCTGTTATAAATTTCCAACACGAGAAATCCGCCCATTGATGTTCTCCGCGAACGCGCCGCCAATTACCTTGGACCTTCTTtctgcatcttgaccaccacgATTTTACATCTCATCAGTTCGTTACTCTTCTTAAGGAACTGATCCATGGTTAGTCAAGGCCTTCTGGCGAGTGCGTCTTCATCTCACATGCACCCATCTGATAAGTTCGAATATCTTCTACCTTCCCAAGAAGTAAATTTCTTGATATCCTTGATCCTGAGGACGATCACCACCAGCAGCGAGAGCTGTAGATGCCTTCAGTAGCTCCACAACTTTCGACAGAGAGGGTTCTGGTCAAGAGCATGAGGAAAATGTCGTGGATATCATGTTCGCCCTAGAttcgtttttttctttttcaagaaGGATGTCCTTGGTCCGAGTATATCCAGTTAGCTCCCATTGACCATCAGCTTGAGAAACGAGCACTCAGTTAGGCGTTGACTCCGGCTCACGACTTGAGTGACTCGGTGTGATGGTGACAGGTCAGGATTTCAAGTGTACTGCAGACACGACGTGTAGTGAAAGTGCTCCTGACCAGAGTTATAGTTCGAATCGtgcatttggcatgtttggtcgTGCATGATCTGTGCATCTTGGCGTGGTGCATTGAGAGTGCAAGACTGGGAGTACTGCCTTACCCTCACAGCTTACTCCCTTCCAATCCGCATTGCATTTACACTCGCATTTGTTTCCGACAGCAACTTTCGCACCATTGACACATTTGCCCGTGTAATCTTTGCAAACTGCTGGTGTCGTGGATTCTGCAGGTGTAGCAGTCTGAGGTGCTTTTGTAGTGTTACTTGCCACTGTGGTGCCACCGGCTTTTGTGGTTGCCCCTGTCACTGTTGTGTCATTGGCTTTTGTGGTTACCCCTGTCGCTGTTGTGTCATTGGCTTTTGTCGTTGTCCCTGCCACTGTGGTGTCAGCAACTAATTGATTTAAAATAACATAACAGGAAAAAGGAGGGGCATGACACGCGGATAGAGTTTTTTGTTAGATCGACACTTAGTCTATGATGATATCGAATATTATTAAAGATTGAACTATTTCGACTCAAATATATCCATCGAACAGACTACACTCAGACTGATCATCAACGGAAAAACACTGTTGATCTGTGAGACTGTTGGACAGTGATGTGCAATTATTGCAAATGCATTTCTAAAATGTTTGTACGTTTGGTTCAACAATTTTCCATGTTCTGTCTAAATTTGAGGCAGACTGAGCCCTGTCGTACGAACAATGAAAACACCCTACCATCGCAGGCCGTCCCTTGCCAGCTGGCAAAGCAGCTGCACTTGCACCCCGTTCCCTCGGGCAGCTTTTTCCCGTTGATGCATTTGTAGTCTTTGCAGGCGTCCGGCGCGGGCGCTGTGCTGGTGGTGATCTTGGCAGGTGAGGTGGTCGTGGCTTTGTCGACCTTTGAGTAGAAAGAGGAAGAAATAATGCACATAAACTTTGGTTTCAGTCTCATGGATCGGCTGCATATACAACCTTGGGCAGAAATCTTCCAAACAAAACCGTGATTGTGGCAAGCATCTATCATTCCTCCGTCACGAAGCTCTCATTTTTTAACGCCAGCGTCAGCCTGGCTTTAAGGCCTTTGCTCACTTAGCTACGATGACGTTTTTGGTCAATGATTGCGCCTGGCGACTTCCTACTCGATTTAGTGTGATGAGTCATGCACTAGATGcttgggtctgtgaagttggctcccagttcccagttcccagttcgttattcgtacccattttgaaacatggtgtgtttgggtacgaaatgggctaagcatttcccagttcccaattcaaatttctttcaaatattaaccctccacagtccgataactcaacttggtggttttaaccctttcctaccaagctttcgattcaactatcagtgactttaaccctttctgacccatttcccagttcaaaataccagctccttattcgtcttaactcgttttaaccctttataactccatttcccgattcatttacagtcactttaaccctttctgactccatttcattcatttgcaagtcactttaaccctttctgactccatttcccggttcaaaatgccagctccttattcgtcttaactcatttcaaccctctataagtccatttccctattcaaatactggctcccaattcagctacaagtcactttaaccctttctgactccatttcattcatttgcaagtctctttaaccctttctgactccatttcccagttcaaaatgccagttccttattcgtcttaactcattttaaccctctataagtccatttccctattcaaatgctggctcccgattcagctacaagtcactttaaccccttctgactccatttcattcatttgcaagtcactttaaccctttctgactccatttcccagttcaaaatgcccagttccttattcgtcttaactcatttcaaccctctataagtccatttccctattcaaatactggctcccgattcagctacaagtcacgttaaccctttctgactccatttcattcatttgcaagtcactttaaccctttctgactccatttcccagttcaaaatgccgtggatcgagtttgtttacaatatgcagtgccatcttggaaaagccgtgacgtcacggctCAGGTCTgctattcaagatggcagccgaaatataatacacaaaacttggttcacgccaagttgattctaatcaatacatataatcctaattactacagcaaaactgagggcatacatgggtgaattcaggcctattatgtaatcttcgcacgttccgaaagctgtctggggtgaggaactgggctgTTTATTGGGATAGCAATTAATACTTTGGTGTCGCACCTCCCTGCAGAGCGTAATCTGGTAAAACTTGTATTtcaattctagctgaaacagctgcggtgataataccatcgctaacctgtgacctcaccatgcttcaatggatGGGCggcttttgaaccgggaaatgggctaagaaatggttaaagtgaaatgcaaaggaatgaaatggagtcagaaatggttaaagtgacttgtagctgaattgggagccagtatttgaatcgggaaatggagttatagagggttaaaacgagttaagacgaataaggagctggcattttgaaccgggaaatggagtcaaaaagggttaaagtgacttgcaaatcaaggacgataccgcggtgacgtcacggcttttccaagatggcactgcatattgtaaacaaactcgatccacggcattttgaactgggaaatggagtcagaaagggttaaagtgacttgcaaatgaatgaaatggagtcagaaagggttaaagtgacttgcaactgaatcgggagccagtatttgaatagggaaatggacttatagagggttgaaatgagttaagacgaataaggtgctggcattttgaaccgggaaatggagtcagaaagggttaaagtgacttgcaaatgaatgaaatggagtcagaaagggttaaagtgactgtaaatgaatcgggaaatggagttataaagggttaaaacgagttaagacgaataaggagctggtattttgaaccgggaaatgggtcagaaagggttaaagtcactgatagttgaatcgagagcttggtaggaaagggttaaaaccaccaagttgagttatcggactgtggagggttaatatttgaaagaaatttgaattgggaactgggaataaatgcttagcccatttcgtacccaaacacaccatgtttcaaaatgggtacgaataacgaactgggaactgggagccaacttcacagaccctaGATACTTTCCGTTCTCATACAAAAACATCTCTCAACACCAAGTCCCAAGCCCCAGTTTACTTACCGGTGGGTCTGGTGGGGTTACCTTGCAATCTGTCGTGGCGGCCTTCTCCATTGCGGCAGTAAGAGGTTCTGAAAGGTTACGAGATATAAAAAATAATCCAAGCAAAGTGCCAGGTCTCTGATTGATGAAGTTTATAAGGACGGCACAAAATCCTAGAATAAAGTAACGAAGTGATGCATTGCTAGCTATTCAAAAAGGAACATGCAATCATTCGTTAAAAAGAAGCAAAGTTGTTCATGTTAGATTAAACCCAAATCAATAAATTTACATGCTACATGCACCTGGAGTTACTCTGGATATGTGTGGATATACATTGAGTATGTTCAATTTCAACATTTAATACAGGTTTGGATGAGTGTGTCATTTTTGCATACTTGCTGTGAGAGTAGATATTTGTCACCGCTTTACTCCTACTATAGGCCTATTGACCGTTTCTTTGGAATATTAAACTTGAGAGGTCTAGGCCCTTGGACTATGAGCGTAAACTGGGATTTTTGCTGGAGCGGACGATCTATAGCTGGGTATATGACATCTGTCACACTGTTGTAGCAATTTTAAATGTCTCCCTTGACTTGGGTCTCTATGGCTGAAGAGACCCAAGACTCTCAATACATTAGGGAATACACCGGATAATAGAATGATTTGTCCCACCGATTATCCATCCTATAACCGATTCTACCACCTGTGAACAGGCGTACAAAAACGCCATTCTGCTTTTGTCGGCCACTTTTACTCATGTGTCGGTATCACTTACTGCACAGTTTGGAGAATGGTGCACATGTAGCCCTGCAAGTCCTTGTTCTTATGTACAGGCAGCACTTCCCTCCTGAATCCGTGCAGAAATACTCCGGGTCATCTATAATGTCTGCCGtgcatgatgttttcatgtCGGTCCCAGTGGGCAAGTCTTTGCATTTATCTGGTAGAGAATGTTTAAATAGATGTGTAGTCGTTGTTTCATGTAATTTACGAATCTGTGTTACAGAAAagcaaaatctttattttcttGTATTATGTTGGATCGATgtccaaacaaaaacaaaaatgaattaaaaacaacaagaacgacgacgacgacgacgacgacgacgacgacgacgacgacgacgacgacgacgacgacgacaataacaacaacatcaagaacaacaacaaccagGGAACCACATGCAGAAATCAATAATGTAACATTCCACTTCCGATATTGAAATGAAGATGTCTGATGCAAAATAGTGATTTATTGCCCTAGTCTGTGAGGCGgagaaaaagaaataaaatgcacaCCGGAAAGTCACCACCTATAACAAtgcatgcatatacatgtacaatacaaatATATATGTATTCATGGAAGAGTAGTAAAATGCGGTATCATTCCAAGGATAAATACTCGAGGTGCATCACCATCACGTTTTCCGTTCTGAGTGATGATAACTAAAGATATTGGCATTTTTCATGTCGTTCTGGCTGGCCGAAGGTACTTAGCTGCactcaggaatgtgacatttgtttattcattcaagatcacatttaccaaaagatgtTGGTGTTAAACGACACTAGATTATCTTTCCTTAGGgcaggcctaaccaatgctgaGCGTTACTCTTTCACAGTGTCAACAATAGCCGGCACTATTagagtttagtgacaagagacCAGCCATTCCTTTGGcaagatctatctgaaaatgCTTTACACTATCTTTAAGGGCGGATCATGGACAGAAGCTAATGGAGTCCAATTGGTGTCGCCTGGTGACCAATCCACAGTCAGGTATCCTGGTCTTGTTTGATAAAATATTCCACCCACAGGCGCGAATAGTACCAAATTTGCTGCGGATGGTAGAAACACTTCTCAGCGGGTTTGTGCTAGTCTGGCCCAGCTGGCTCGGACCTGTGCCGTAGTCTCCCTGTAATGCATGCTGTGAAGAGAGTACTGGGGGAAGAATTTGCCTTACCAGTGCAGTATGTCCCAAGGTATCCATCCACACAATTGCAAGTGCAATCGGCCTCATTGGCGGTGCCGCAGTTCATACAAACTCCCTTGTATTTGGCATAACATTCTAGGAGAGAAAATTAGCTTTGTGAAGTTCACGGTCCGGTTGTAAAATGCACAAAATTCACGTTATCTCTTGTCTAACGGTTATAGTAAGTTTCCTTAAAGACGTTCTATCTTTCTGTTAATCCCATAAAATGTTTTAAACGTTCAGGATATATATGTGCTATTCATCCATGGCCTTAACAACGATTCCGTTAAGCTAAAGTTTTTTCGAACAACCCAGCCGAGTTGATACTTTAACATGGGCAGCAAATCAAATGGATCTGATAGATCgtcatttgaatgaaatgagGAACCCCTACAGTTTGGTCCCTCATGAAGATTGGGGAGGGGGCGACAACCACAATAACCTCGTCTATTGTAGGGGCTCTAACACGAACAGAAAcattttataataataataatacgagtcttatatagcgcagtatccaaccattaactggccgctcaaagcgcttttatACAAACTTCTTCTTTGGACGCAGTGAGCACACCCCATGTTCTTTTACACTCGCTGCGATAGTCAGTCAAGTGAAAAATACTGACAAGACTATATTAGATAATGTCCTCGTGCCAATGTTTCATAGGGCTGGTATGTGTGCTACCGGCTTTAGGGGTTTTGGACACACATATCAATAGGCAttactgcttggttccccttcTGGTGGAGTttaagtgagcgccttctgcttgctccttgaaacccctgattgatttcgaTTAAGATCGGAGTAATAATATGGTATCCAAAAAGCCCattgaacagggaaacatggaaaggCGCTATGTGTAAGaactcatcattatcattattagagACTTTCGGCAAGTTCAAAATCTACACCAGTCTGACGTATCCGTTTATTGTTGTTACGTGTTGTGTTTTAATATCTTACACAGTCCCCAAGCGCGATATGCAATAGGGACACTGATTAACAATATGTAAATGATACTTGATTAAGAAGTAACATGGAAGaatcatttttgttttggaagtgactacttggcaagcccggcttaccaaacagcgactttttcttgtcctgaatggagagccgaactcattaatattaaagtaaagtctccagctcgccaaacagggtagattttttacctgtttggcaagcccggctggccgaacagggtggctttttagtgctgtttggcaagcggctctccaaacaggacaaaaaaagatgcctgttcggcgagcagcttgccaaatagacccggccttttgtTTTACCTCTCAACATTGTGCAGGACGTTAATATGTCATACATCACATGTACGTAAAATCGATAGGGATACGTAACACGGgcgtgaattttgaacttgcagTAAAATCTCAATCATCTTCGAAACTTACGGCATGTTGCACTGGCAGCAGTGCAGGCTGGCTCTGAAACAATGAAAACGAAATCAAATATCTGACACAAGCGCCAAAATTTGTCGACGATTAGATCGACGAAACAGACAGAAAAAGGATAATTGCTTGaacaatacatatattcattTTTGGGGGCTTAAAATCACATTCATTGATCAGCTGTCAACGTCAAAAAGACATAAAATGCAAAATAGAATTCTAAAATAATTATTTCAAACTCCAAGCTTTGGTATATGTAGGTACAGTTTAAGACCCGCTCGAGGGCATGGAGACTGGCATCGTGTGATAAGAACAAGCAACATgggacgtgtatggagaagggttAACATAATTTTATTGGATGTTCATGAATATGTAGCCTTTGAACTAGTAGAAAAATATCCCGGAAGAACTTACGGCATAAGTTATTGTTGCACCAGAATTTCCCCGTTGGACATTTTGAGCAGGGGCTTCCTTCTGTGAAGACTGGGCCAGATGCCAGCGGAGCGCTGTTAAAGAaagtttgatttgtttttaacaAGAACGCTCAATGTTATAAAATTATCACCACGTATGTATCAATATGTATTCGTCTTATTTCTCTTGTTAATTGCTGACCATATTTAGTTTATCATCTTCAGTATCTAAAGTTAAGGACCAGTAATGCTCTGCTTCGGCCCTGCTTTCATGGAATACTTTTCTTGGTCAATAAAGATTATATGCTgagtagacgctatttagccggttttggtgcgtctgtttcacataggcctacatcacgttaaataggccttttgtacaggcgcctcTCAACCGGCTGAatagcgtcgacacagtatataCACTGAACTACCCCCAAAGTGCATAAAACAATGCTTTCAAAGCAGGGCTCAGTTGTTTAAACACGTTTTGTGACTAACGCTGGCCTTcactttaacttggcgttaagtgtaaagggagataacgccaagttaaattaacgccagcgttagcgaCAAAATTAGTTCGGAAAACCAGGCCCAGGACTGAGAGATACAGGTATAAAAGGAATGTACGTCCtgggaatgcaggaccccatacaatagctgtgtattgtcaacgaatgtggttaatggtttggttagggttagctacataatcttcaacaaaggaactcggcgactctgttcactttaacaaaaggaccggtgtgcaagggatagtagtcctagggctgatagtccgtgtaacaatagcccgcattgctaaatgttttggttagggttagcggtacaatagatcatgctgcttaattggtcaaatacaatgctaccggactatgactccagggggactatatccgctgtcacaccggacttagattccggagacttgcatttcttttacccCGGTCCATATTAGTTATTTTCAAATTACTTACTCATCATAATGACATACGACATATGTGACGCCAGTAAGTGAACTCCCGTCCTTCTTGGTAAATGACGAGCACACTTTCACTCCACAGCCTATTTTGGTTATTTGATGAAGGACAACCTGAGGTCGaaattaaagaaataaaaatgataaccAAATTACAGAGAAAAAAGTCGAAAAACACGCATGATACAATCATATTACCATCCCTTTCCCTATAGGGACatattaaaggaccattggtattatcaatggcaatattgcccaGCTGTTGGCAGCCCAGTCACCTCGtattctacatacatgtacatgtaagtagtTTCCATGAACAAAttgcaaaaaaggaaaaattcgaagtctgactgaattatcacgcttttccgatgttagACACCCTCTTGACCGGAGTTAGCTCTctatgcgtcgatcctttccatgtggaacgatgctcAAGTAAGGCTCTTCCTGGAGCCATTGATCTACCTAATGTGACGACTTGGTGTAGAtattttccgacgtcacgctgatggcgctggattaccccgctactgcgacgataatggaaatgacgttgcgtcgtaatggcggggtgacgtgaacttggATCttggcgtgcactcacgtgaaGGGAAAGGTTTTTCGCGCCAGAAATTGTGCTACTAAAATAACGAATAACtcatttttctactatctaagagctgaaacaaaattggaaaagcatcaaacacgttcaggaAAATAGTTTACTagtgaacaagaagaagaacaaacatatatACGTGTACGGCAGAAAAAaacgcccattcctttaagcaAGGAGTGGTAAGTGATTTTGATATATTCATTAAAGGCCTTATCCATGAGTTCAATAATTTTATTAACttgaatttcaattttaaaattttcaattcTGTTAATaaacactgaatataaatttcaatggACAGGACAACTATCCCATTACAATTCTTACATGATTTAATGACTCCGACGGCATGCCAACCATTCGTCTCATCTTGAAATAGGGTGCAATTGTCATGCTTCTCCGAACCTTGACATCCCAAAAGGACTCCATATGGAACACGGTTTTAAACTTTAGGTTCAATTTTCAGGGAGAAGTTTCTTCAGTTAAAGTATCTTTTcagcatatttgtaaataacCAGTATATGTTGTCTTTTGAAGCGGCAAAtaacggccaaattataatcaatatgaaatacaaatgtttaTCTCTGCTGGTTATTCCTTCCACCAATTACCGAACACTCCATGAGTCCATGCCCCAAACTCCGTGCGGAGCACGGGTCATTACTagtcatactacatgtataatgtccgTTGGCAATAGATAGATTTTGAATTTACAATTCTATAATGCCCGTTGGCAATAGAAATTTTGAACTTACCATTTTATAATACCCGTTGGCAATAGAGAGATTTGATCTTACCATTCTATAATGCCCGCACACAGCACCATCCCCGCACTTGTTCGTCTTCTTGTCATACGATGAGATCTCTCCATACCAAGCGTCATAGGCGTTCACAGGATCACTGGATCCCTGTCTCCAGTAGAGATTCTGCCCTACATTAGTAACACCAGGTACTGTCACTACCACGTGCCCACCTTTACATGTTTCCGCCAATTTTTGGCCCGGGGCTGCCAGCGCCTCGTCCCATATCTGAAACATTACGAGAGCT
Coding sequences within it:
- the LOC135496287 gene encoding neurogenic locus notch homolog protein 1-like isoform X1; the encoded protein is MAVRESRILFLTLVLLSLSYCNGQFTDAQKKDLTDRHNKGRRLQNAADMNEVIWDEALAAPGQKLAETCKGGHVVVTVPGVTNVGQNLYWRQGSSDPVNAYDAWYGEISSYDKKTNKCGDGAVCGHYRMVVLHQITKIGCGVKVCSSFTKKDGSSLTGVTYVVCHYDDAPLASGPVFTEGSPCSKCPTGKFWCNNNLCQPACTAASATCQCYAKYKGVCMNCGTANEADCTCNCVDGYLGTYCTDKCKDLPTGTDMKTSCTADIIDDPEYFCTDSGGKCCLYIRTRTCRATCAPFSKLCKPLTAAMEKAATTDCKVTPPDPPVDKATTTSPAKITTSTAPAPDACKDYKCINGKKLPEGTGCKCSCFASWQGTACDEAITGSPTTAITTTITPTITINTTSASGTKPDPCKGYKCVHGKTKAQNSACTCTCDVSWQGSSCDESVEEAKHGILLTMSFKQEQWTAVEDGLKKAIPKAISDYCNKNFGSCCPGMGARQNPSTTYDISSVAFANVGKGYPKYVQTKATILLFVNYDSNNQLCQDGTGASGRRKRAAPAYLPQDVLVNSVQSGQGAINADLKACCQTSVESVTKSTVKPSAGGNAGTERTPTKKVLEDWEIALIVLGSLLALFFLILLVYFLVRSGVCHKSQKETIDTQLAESKRHMNKVSPQGRDPHYPGETEIAPSPQPSYDIYDNKTQYQVYM
- the LOC135496287 gene encoding uncharacterized protein LOC135496287 isoform X2, translated to MAVRESRILFLTLVLLSLSYCNGQFTDAQKKDLTDRHNKGRRLQNAADMNEVIWDEALAAPGQKLAETCKGGHVVVTVPGVTNVGQNLYWRQGSSDPVNAYDAWYGEISSYDKKTNKCGDGAVCGHYRMVVLHQITKIGCGVKVCSSFTKKDGSSLTGVTYVVCHYDDAPLASGPVFTEGSPCSKCPTGKFWCNNNLCQPACTAASATCQCYAKYKGVCMNCGTANEADCTCNCVDGYLGTYCTDKCKDLPTGTDMKTSCTADIIDDPEYFCTDSGGKCCLYIRTRTCRATCAPFSKLCKPLTAAMEKAATTDCKVTPPDPPVDKATTTSPAKITTSTAPAPDACKDYKCINGKKLPEGTGCKCSCFASWQGTACDESVEEAKHGILLTMSFKQEQWTAVEDGLKKAIPKAISDYCNKNFGSCCPGMGARQNPSTTYDISSVAFANVGKGYPKYVQTKATILLFVNYDSNNQLCQDGTGASGRRKRAAPAYLPQDVLVNSVQSGQGAINADLKACCQTSVESVTKSTVKPSAGGNAGTERTPTKKVLEDWEIALIVLGSLLALFFLILLVYFLVRSGVCHKSQKETIDTQLAESKRHMNKVSPQGRDPHYPGETEIAPSPQPSYDIYDNKTQYQVYM